From a region of the Neobacillus niacini genome:
- a CDS encoding endonuclease MutS2 has product MQERTLKVLEFTKVRDQLIEHAASSLGIDKLKRLVPSTDFEEVVKLQAETDEATTVLRIKGNVPLSGIHDIRAHIKRSVIGGVLSSHELIQVASTIHASRQMKRFIEDIAEERTEIPILMEQVDRIIPLVNLEESIRHAIDESGEVLDSASDLLRSLRNQLRSNEARVREKLESMIRSSNAAKMLSDSIITIRNDRFVIPVKQEYRGHYGGIIHDQSSSGQTLFIEPQVIVQLNNQLQDIRVKEQLEIERILTELSAKTAEFESELQVIVEVLGNLDFIFAKARYGRKMKASMPRMNNEGRIALYKARHPLIPIDEVVANDILLGKDYTTIVITGPNTGGKTVTLKTLGLCSLMAQAGLQVPAYDGSELAVFDAIYADIGDEQSIEQSLSTFSSHMVNIVDILKKVDFNSLVLFDELGAGTDPQEGAALAISILDEVHNRGARVIATTHYPELKAYGYNREGVLNASVEFDVETLSPTYKLLLGVPGRSNAFEISKRLGLNERVIDAARSHVSEDTNQIDKMIASLEASKRQAEIEHEEARDYLRQAEKLHQDMQKQMIEFYQNKDAMLEKAAEQAGEILEEAKSEADKVIRDLRKMRIEKHADIKEHELIDAKRRLEDATPEIKKSAAQMNKKTKKHTFTPGDEVKVLTFGQKGTLLEKVTDNEWQVQIGILKMKVKEKDLEYISTPKPVETRPMAIVQGRDADVKLELDLRGERYEAALMRVEKYIDDALLSNYPRVSIIHGKGTGALRQGVQEYLRNHRSVKKIRFGEAGEGGSGVTVVEFK; this is encoded by the coding sequence ATGCAAGAAAGAACGTTAAAGGTATTGGAATTCACAAAAGTGAGAGACCAGCTCATTGAACATGCAGCTTCGTCTCTTGGAATAGATAAGTTAAAAAGATTAGTACCATCAACAGATTTTGAAGAGGTCGTTAAACTTCAGGCAGAAACAGATGAGGCAACGACCGTGTTACGAATAAAAGGAAACGTCCCGTTATCAGGAATTCACGATATTCGTGCACATATTAAACGTTCGGTCATTGGGGGAGTACTTAGCTCGCATGAGTTGATTCAGGTTGCAAGTACCATCCATGCAAGCCGGCAAATGAAACGGTTCATTGAAGATATTGCGGAAGAAAGAACCGAAATTCCTATCTTAATGGAACAGGTTGACCGTATTATTCCTCTAGTCAATTTGGAGGAATCGATCAGACATGCGATTGATGAGAGTGGTGAAGTCCTCGATAGTGCGAGTGACCTGCTGCGTTCATTAAGAAACCAGCTGCGCTCGAATGAAGCACGAGTACGTGAAAAACTAGAGAGTATGATTCGTTCATCGAATGCAGCAAAAATGTTATCAGATTCGATTATTACCATCCGAAATGACCGCTTTGTTATACCTGTTAAACAGGAGTATCGAGGTCATTATGGCGGTATCATCCATGATCAGAGCTCATCAGGGCAGACTCTATTTATTGAACCGCAAGTGATTGTGCAATTAAACAATCAATTACAAGATATTAGAGTAAAAGAACAGCTTGAGATTGAAAGAATACTGACGGAGCTCTCTGCAAAGACGGCTGAATTTGAGTCCGAGCTGCAGGTAATTGTTGAGGTTCTAGGCAATCTTGATTTCATCTTTGCAAAGGCAAGATATGGCCGGAAGATGAAAGCAAGTATGCCTCGAATGAATAATGAGGGGCGAATTGCCTTATACAAAGCTAGACACCCGTTAATTCCGATTGACGAAGTGGTAGCGAATGATATTTTGCTTGGGAAGGACTATACAACGATTGTCATTACCGGACCAAACACTGGTGGTAAAACGGTAACCCTAAAAACGCTTGGTTTATGTTCATTAATGGCCCAGGCAGGCTTACAGGTTCCTGCCTATGACGGCTCAGAACTCGCTGTTTTTGATGCGATTTATGCGGATATCGGCGACGAGCAATCCATTGAACAGAGCTTGAGTACCTTTTCTTCTCACATGGTAAATATCGTGGATATTTTGAAAAAGGTCGACTTTAATTCCCTTGTCCTATTTGATGAGCTTGGTGCAGGAACAGACCCTCAGGAAGGCGCCGCGCTGGCGATTTCCATTTTAGATGAGGTCCATAATCGAGGGGCGCGAGTGATTGCGACTACTCATTATCCAGAATTAAAGGCCTATGGATATAATCGCGAAGGTGTCCTTAATGCCAGTGTTGAATTTGACGTTGAAACGTTAAGCCCAACCTATAAGCTTCTACTTGGTGTACCAGGACGAAGCAACGCGTTTGAAATTTCAAAGCGATTAGGGTTAAATGAACGCGTTATTGATGCTGCAAGATCCCATGTTAGTGAGGATACAAATCAAATCGATAAGATGATTGCATCCCTTGAGGCAAGTAAGCGTCAAGCCGAAATCGAACATGAGGAAGCACGTGATTATTTAAGACAGGCAGAAAAACTCCACCAGGATATGCAAAAACAAATGATAGAATTTTATCAGAACAAAGATGCTATGCTGGAAAAAGCGGCTGAACAAGCTGGTGAAATATTGGAAGAAGCGAAGAGTGAGGCAGATAAGGTTATTCGTGACCTTCGTAAAATGAGGATCGAAAAGCATGCTGATATTAAGGAACACGAGTTAATTGATGCAAAGCGGCGTCTCGAAGACGCAACTCCTGAAATAAAGAAATCTGCCGCTCAAATGAATAAGAAAACGAAGAAGCATACCTTCACACCGGGTGATGAAGTGAAAGTTCTGACATTTGGTCAAAAGGGTACACTGCTTGAAAAAGTCACCGATAACGAGTGGCAGGTTCAAATCGGCATCCTGAAAATGAAGGTAAAAGAAAAGGATTTAGAGTATATCAGCACACCAAAACCAGTAGAAACAAGACCAATGGCGATTGTCCAAGGCAGAGACGCTGATGTAAAGTTAGAGTTGGATTTACGCGGAGAAAGATACGAGGCCGCACTCATGAGAGTGGAAAAATATATAGATGATGCGTTATTATCAAACTATCCTCGTGTTTCAATTATTCACGGAAAAGGTACAGGAGCATTAAGACAGGGAGTCCAGGAATATTTACGAAATCACCGTTCAGTCAAGAAGATTCGTTTTGGAGAAGCTGGTGAAGGCGGTTCTGGAGTTACCGTAGTCGAATTTAAATAA
- the pheS gene encoding phenylalanine--tRNA ligase subunit alpha: protein MQERLKELQQEAIQKIEQSSSLKELNDIRVAYLGKKGPITEVLRGMGKLSAEERPIMGALANEVREAIATVLEAKQKELEEAAVLEKLASESIDVTLPGRPVKVGNHHPLTRIIEEIEDLFIGMGYQVAEGPEVEQDYYNFEALNLPKGHPARDMQDSFYITDEILLRTHTSPVQARTMEKNQGKGPIKIICPGKVYRRDNDDATHSHQFMQIEGLVVGENIRMSDLKGTLEVFAKKMFGDDREIRLRPSFFPFTEPSVEMDISCMICGGHGCNVCKKTGWIEILGAGMVHPNVLEMAGYDSKKYTGFAFGMGPERIAMLKYGVDDIRHFYTNDVRFLKQFSKHE from the coding sequence ATGCAAGAACGATTAAAGGAATTGCAGCAAGAAGCTATTCAAAAAATTGAACAGTCTTCAAGCTTAAAAGAATTGAATGACATTCGCGTTGCCTATTTAGGAAAAAAAGGTCCAATTACAGAAGTACTGCGTGGAATGGGTAAGCTTTCAGCAGAAGAACGCCCAATTATGGGGGCACTTGCAAATGAGGTTCGTGAAGCGATTGCGACTGTTTTAGAAGCGAAACAAAAAGAGTTAGAAGAAGCCGCAGTTTTAGAAAAGCTTGCTTCTGAATCAATTGATGTAACATTACCTGGAAGACCTGTTAAGGTTGGTAACCACCATCCATTAACAAGAATCATTGAAGAAATTGAAGATTTGTTTATTGGAATGGGTTATCAGGTGGCAGAAGGTCCTGAAGTAGAACAGGATTATTATAACTTTGAAGCTTTAAATTTACCGAAGGGTCACCCTGCTCGCGATATGCAGGATTCCTTCTATATTACAGATGAAATTTTACTGCGCACACACACTTCTCCCGTACAGGCACGGACAATGGAAAAGAACCAAGGGAAAGGCCCTATCAAAATTATCTGCCCGGGTAAAGTGTACCGCCGTGATAATGATGATGCTACACACTCTCATCAGTTCATGCAGATTGAGGGACTCGTTGTCGGCGAGAATATTCGAATGAGTGATTTAAAAGGTACTTTAGAAGTTTTTGCTAAGAAAATGTTCGGTGATGACCGTGAAATCAGATTACGCCCAAGTTTCTTCCCATTTACAGAGCCTTCAGTTGAAATGGATATTTCTTGTATGATTTGCGGCGGACATGGCTGTAATGTTTGTAAGAAAACAGGCTGGATTGAAATCCTTGGAGCTGGAATGGTTCATCCAAACGTCCTTGAAATGGCTGGCTATGATTCTAAAAAATACACTGGATTCGCGTTCGGTATGGGACCAGAGCGAATTGCCATGTTGAAATACGGTGTCGATGATATACGCCATTTCTATACAAATGATGTACGTTTCTTAAAACAGTTTTCTAAACACGAATAG
- a CDS encoding DUF350 domain-containing protein, translating into MDQFWDNVYIQSAANYSVVILCVIVFLAIFELVTRYKNWEEIQNGNIAVAMATGGKIFGIANIFRYSIEQNDSLVTMISWGVFGFVLLLVGYFIFEFLTPKFNIDHEIQNDNRAVGFIAMILSIGLSYVIGAGIS; encoded by the coding sequence ATGGACCAGTTTTGGGATAACGTGTATATTCAAAGTGCTGCCAATTATAGTGTGGTGATCTTATGTGTGATCGTCTTTTTAGCTATTTTTGAGTTGGTGACGAGATATAAAAATTGGGAAGAAATCCAAAATGGCAATATCGCTGTGGCGATGGCAACCGGAGGGAAAATCTTCGGTATTGCTAATATTTTTCGCTACTCTATTGAACAAAATGATTCATTGGTGACAATGATCAGCTGGGGAGTATTTGGCTTTGTGCTTTTATTGGTTGGATATTTTATCTTTGAATTCTTAACACCTAAATTTAATATTGATCATGAAATTCAAAATGATAATCGTGCGGTTGGATTTATTGCAATGATCTTGTCAATCGGCTTATCTTATGTGATAGGTGCAGGAATATCGTAA
- the rnhC gene encoding ribonuclease HIII, which translates to MGNVVLNLSMSEINKMKSYYEGKLLDKAPPGSVFAAKTTGSMITAYKSGKVLFQGNGSEAEASRWGEAAAKAPVKSSAPKGNLPNGISEMSLIGSDEVGTGDFFGPITVVAAYVKKEDIPLLKELGVRDSKDLNDDKIIAIAKVIKDIVPFSLMTLKNEKYNQLQKSGMSQGKMKAILHNQAILKVLEKISPVKPEAILIDQFVQESTYFQHVKNQKEVARENVYFSTKAEGIHLAVAAASILARYAFVQYFDKLSESAGFKIPKGAGSQVDEAAAKLILKKGREVLPQFVKLHFANTEKAMTLVNKKKR; encoded by the coding sequence GTGGGAAATGTTGTGTTAAATCTAAGTATGTCTGAAATTAATAAAATGAAAAGCTATTATGAAGGCAAATTGCTCGATAAAGCTCCTCCAGGAAGTGTGTTTGCTGCTAAGACTACCGGCTCAATGATTACAGCCTATAAGTCTGGGAAAGTTTTATTTCAGGGGAATGGAAGTGAAGCTGAGGCGAGCAGATGGGGCGAGGCGGCTGCAAAAGCTCCTGTGAAATCTAGTGCTCCTAAAGGTAATTTGCCAAATGGAATAAGTGAGATGTCATTAATTGGTTCTGATGAAGTGGGTACCGGTGATTTTTTTGGTCCGATAACCGTTGTAGCTGCCTACGTGAAGAAGGAAGATATTCCTTTATTAAAAGAATTAGGGGTCAGAGATTCAAAGGATTTAAATGATGATAAAATCATCGCGATTGCAAAGGTAATTAAAGATATTGTTCCATTTAGTCTAATGACGTTAAAAAATGAAAAGTATAATCAGCTGCAAAAGTCTGGCATGTCGCAAGGCAAAATGAAAGCCATTCTACATAACCAAGCCATTCTAAAAGTGCTTGAGAAAATTTCACCTGTGAAACCTGAAGCGATTCTTATCGATCAATTTGTTCAAGAAAGCACCTATTTTCAGCATGTTAAAAATCAAAAAGAAGTTGCCAGGGAAAATGTTTATTTTAGTACAAAGGCTGAGGGAATCCATCTTGCTGTAGCGGCAGCATCGATTCTCGCACGTTATGCTTTTGTTCAGTATTTTGATAAGCTTAGTGAGTCAGCAGGCTTTAAAATCCCAAAAGGGGCAGGATCTCAGGTCGATGAGGCAGCTGCAAAGCTGATTTTGAAAAAAGGGCGAGAGGTATTGCCTCAATTTGTAAAGCTTCATTTTGCTAATACGGAAAAAGCCATGACTCTTGTGAATAAAAAGAAAAGGTAA
- the polX gene encoding DNA polymerase/3'-5' exonuclease PolX, translating to MEVNKKDLIRLLETIAVYMELKGENPFKVSAFRKAASALEFDDRSLLEIEDFTSLSGIGKGTAAVIEEYINEGTSTVLNELKEEVPKGLIPLLQLPGLGGKKIAKLHKELGIEDVTTLEEACKAGKVQALAGFGKKTEEKILSAIANVGSRPDRLPLAYMLPIADLIEAKLAELPEIHQYSRAGSLRRVRETVKDLDFIISSEQPEKVKQFLLELPNIKEIIGAGDTKVSLVFGYDYDVSVDFRLVKPEEFITTLHHFTGSKDHNVRMRQLAKERGEKISEYGVENVETGEILTFSSEEEFFKHFDLPFIPPEVREDGKEVEDFPGYEGELIELSDIKGDLHMHSTWSDGAHTIEEMVEACRAKGYKYMAITDHSQYLKVANGLSRERLLQQKEEIKKLNEKYEDILILSGVEMDILPDGTLDYDNDLLAEMDFVIASIHSAFSQPREKIMERLRTALENAHVDLIAHPTGRKIGRREGYDVDIDLLIELAKETNTALELNANPNRLDLKAEYLRKAQDAGVKLFINTDAHKKETLSHMGVGVSTAKKGWIKKSSVINALEPNDLLEFLHNRK from the coding sequence ATGGAGGTAAATAAAAAAGACTTAATTCGATTATTAGAAACTATCGCGGTTTACATGGAGTTAAAGGGTGAAAACCCCTTCAAGGTATCTGCATTCCGTAAAGCTGCGTCTGCACTTGAATTTGATGATCGCAGTTTATTGGAAATTGAAGATTTTACGTCATTATCAGGAATTGGTAAAGGGACCGCGGCTGTTATTGAAGAATACATAAATGAAGGCACTTCCACGGTATTAAATGAACTAAAGGAAGAGGTTCCAAAAGGGTTAATTCCTTTATTACAATTGCCTGGACTTGGCGGTAAAAAAATTGCAAAGCTCCATAAAGAACTGGGAATTGAAGATGTCACTACCTTGGAAGAAGCTTGTAAAGCAGGCAAAGTCCAAGCATTAGCAGGGTTTGGAAAAAAGACAGAAGAGAAAATTTTAAGCGCGATTGCCAATGTAGGCTCTAGACCAGATCGCCTACCGCTTGCTTATATGCTGCCAATTGCTGATTTAATAGAGGCAAAACTTGCTGAACTTCCTGAGATTCATCAATATTCTCGTGCCGGAAGCTTGCGCAGAGTACGGGAAACCGTAAAAGACCTTGATTTTATCATTTCAAGTGAACAGCCGGAAAAAGTAAAACAATTTCTGCTGGAATTACCTAATATAAAAGAAATTATTGGCGCTGGAGATACAAAAGTATCACTTGTTTTTGGATATGATTATGATGTATCGGTAGATTTTCGTCTCGTTAAACCAGAGGAATTCATCACGACTCTCCACCATTTTACTGGTTCAAAGGACCATAATGTCCGGATGAGACAGCTGGCTAAAGAACGTGGAGAAAAGATAAGTGAGTACGGTGTTGAAAATGTTGAGACTGGCGAAATTCTTACTTTTTCATCGGAGGAAGAGTTTTTCAAGCATTTTGACCTGCCGTTTATTCCGCCAGAAGTAAGAGAAGATGGAAAAGAAGTAGAGGATTTTCCTGGTTACGAAGGTGAGTTAATTGAGCTAAGCGATATAAAGGGCGACCTTCATATGCATTCCACTTGGAGCGATGGGGCTCACACGATTGAGGAAATGGTAGAAGCTTGCCGTGCAAAGGGCTATAAGTACATGGCCATAACCGACCACTCCCAATACTTAAAAGTGGCTAATGGACTCTCGCGTGAGCGACTATTGCAGCAAAAAGAAGAAATTAAAAAATTAAATGAAAAATACGAAGATATACTAATTTTATCAGGAGTTGAAATGGATATCCTGCCAGATGGCACGTTGGATTATGACAATGATCTGCTGGCTGAAATGGATTTCGTTATCGCGTCCATTCACTCCGCTTTTTCACAGCCAAGAGAAAAAATCATGGAGCGGTTACGTACGGCATTAGAAAACGCGCATGTGGATTTAATTGCCCATCCAACTGGACGGAAAATTGGCAGACGTGAAGGTTATGATGTCGATATCGATCTGCTGATAGAATTAGCAAAAGAAACGAATACTGCTTTAGAGCTTAATGCCAATCCTAATCGATTGGATCTGAAAGCTGAATATTTACGAAAAGCACAGGACGCGGGAGTTAAACTATTTATTAATACCGATGCTCATAAAAAAGAAACGCTGTCCCATATGGGTGTAGGGGTTTCGACAGCGAAAAAAGGCTGGATAAAAAAATCATCGGTAATTAATGCACTTGAACCAAATGACTTACTAGAATTTTTGCATAATCGAAAATAG
- the pheT gene encoding phenylalanine--tRNA ligase subunit beta, which translates to MFVSYKWLQDYVDLSGVSAVELAEKITKSGIEVEGVDVLNEGITGVVVGHVVERVQHPNADKLSKCQVDIGQGEPVQIICGAPNVAQGQKVAVATVGAVLPGNFKIKRAKLRGEESNGMICSLTELGVEAKVVPKEYSEGIFVFPQDAEVGTDAIALLNRDDEVLELGLTPNRADCLSMLGVAYEVAAILGREVKLPEIDVQPVTEKATDYITVKVEANEDNPLYAAKVIKNVKIGPAPLWMQTRLMSAGIRPHNNVVDITNYILLEYGQPLHAFDYDRLGSREILVRRANDGEKFTTLDDVERTLTSDHLVITNGTEPVALAGVMGGANSEVTSDTTTVLLEAAYFTGGTVRKASKDHGLRSEASARFEKGVDPNRVRAAGERAAYLIAKYAGGEVLEGASEVDTLTVEPAVVSITLEKINNVIGTNLTVADVEAIFERLQFAVSSEGETITITAPTRRGDIKIEEDLIEEVARLYGYDNIPKTLPIGSATPGKLSDYQKKRRIVRQYLEGAGLYQAVTYSLTSEEKAAQFALEKRDFIRLAMPMSEDRSILRLSIMPQLLEVVKYNSARQNDSLAVYETGAVFLANGNEVLPEEQEHLAGAITGLWHSHSWQGEKKAVDFYVVKGILEGLFAKLGLTESVTYVQAKVDNMHPGRTAEIHLNGERIGFVGQVHPTMQKELDLKDTYVFELSLKAVLEEATEALRYEAIPRFPSITRDIALVVDKETVSGVLKDVIQQAGGKLLKEVSVFDLYEGERMEEGKKSIAYSLKYMDPERTLTDEEVTKVHTQVLEALKTQAGAVLRG; encoded by the coding sequence ATGTTCGTTTCATATAAATGGCTCCAGGATTATGTAGATTTATCCGGAGTGTCAGCTGTTGAATTAGCTGAAAAAATTACAAAAAGCGGGATTGAGGTTGAGGGAGTAGACGTCCTTAACGAAGGAATTACAGGTGTAGTGGTTGGTCACGTTGTGGAACGTGTACAACATCCCAACGCTGATAAATTAAGCAAATGCCAGGTGGATATAGGTCAAGGTGAACCTGTTCAAATTATTTGCGGCGCACCCAATGTGGCACAAGGTCAAAAAGTAGCAGTTGCAACCGTTGGTGCGGTACTACCGGGTAATTTTAAAATTAAACGTGCAAAGCTTCGCGGCGAAGAATCAAATGGAATGATCTGCTCATTAACAGAACTTGGTGTAGAAGCAAAGGTAGTACCAAAAGAATATTCTGAAGGAATCTTTGTTTTTCCTCAGGATGCAGAGGTTGGTACGGACGCAATCGCGTTATTAAACCGTGATGATGAAGTTCTTGAGCTTGGCTTAACACCAAACCGCGCAGATTGCTTAAGCATGCTGGGTGTAGCTTATGAAGTAGCTGCGATTCTAGGCAGAGAAGTAAAGCTTCCAGAAATCGATGTTCAGCCAGTAACAGAAAAAGCTACTGATTATATTACAGTAAAAGTAGAAGCAAATGAGGATAATCCTTTGTATGCTGCTAAAGTCATTAAGAATGTAAAAATTGGTCCTGCACCACTATGGATGCAAACAAGACTTATGTCTGCAGGAATCCGTCCACATAACAACGTTGTCGATATTACTAACTACATTTTATTAGAATACGGTCAGCCACTGCATGCGTTTGACTATGATCGTTTAGGTTCCAGAGAAATTCTAGTACGTCGTGCTAACGATGGTGAGAAATTCACAACACTCGATGATGTTGAACGTACATTAACTTCTGACCATTTAGTGATTACCAATGGCACAGAACCAGTTGCATTAGCTGGGGTAATGGGCGGTGCAAATTCAGAAGTAACATCTGATACAACTACTGTATTGCTAGAGGCGGCTTATTTTACAGGAGGTACTGTAAGAAAAGCTTCAAAAGACCATGGATTACGCAGTGAAGCTAGCGCTCGTTTCGAGAAGGGTGTCGATCCAAACCGCGTACGAGCTGCGGGTGAGCGTGCTGCTTACTTAATCGCAAAATACGCTGGCGGCGAAGTGTTAGAAGGGGCTTCTGAAGTTGATACACTAACGGTTGAACCTGCAGTCGTTTCAATCACGCTAGAAAAAATAAATAATGTCATCGGTACAAATTTAACTGTTGCCGATGTAGAAGCAATTTTCGAACGTCTTCAATTTGCAGTAAGCAGTGAAGGGGAAACTATTACAATTACAGCTCCAACACGCCGTGGTGATATCAAAATCGAAGAAGACTTAATTGAAGAAGTAGCGCGTCTGTATGGCTATGATAACATTCCTAAAACATTGCCAATCGGTTCCGCTACACCAGGTAAATTATCAGATTACCAAAAAAAGCGCCGAATTGTCCGTCAATATTTAGAAGGTGCAGGCTTGTACCAAGCGGTTACGTATTCGTTAACAAGTGAGGAAAAAGCTGCACAGTTTGCACTTGAGAAACGCGATTTCATTCGTCTGGCAATGCCGATGAGTGAAGACCGTAGTATCCTACGCTTAAGCATTATGCCGCAGCTGCTCGAAGTTGTAAAATACAACAGTGCGCGTCAAAACGACAGCCTTGCTGTATATGAGACAGGTGCAGTATTCTTAGCAAACGGTAACGAAGTCTTACCTGAAGAACAGGAGCATTTAGCAGGCGCGATTACTGGCTTATGGCACAGCCATTCTTGGCAGGGTGAGAAAAAGGCAGTTGACTTCTATGTAGTAAAAGGCATTTTAGAAGGATTATTTGCAAAGCTTGGTCTCACTGAAAGTGTGACATATGTTCAAGCTAAAGTGGATAATATGCACCCAGGAAGAACGGCTGAAATTCACTTAAATGGTGAGAGAATCGGTTTTGTCGGTCAAGTTCACCCAACTATGCAAAAAGAATTAGATTTAAAAGATACCTATGTTTTCGAGCTTTCATTAAAGGCAGTACTTGAGGAAGCAACAGAAGCACTAAGATACGAAGCGATTCCACGCTTTCCATCCATCACAAGGGACATCGCTCTTGTCGTTGATAAAGAAACAGTATCAGGCGTGTTAAAGGACGTTATTCAACAAGCAGGCGGAAAACTTCTTAAAGAAGTTAGCGTTTTTGATCTATATGAAGGTGAACGCATGGAAGAAGGTAAAAAATCCATTGCCTACTCACTCAAATACATGGATCCAGAACGTACTTTAACAGACGAAGAAGTAACAAAGGTTCATACTCAAGTACTTGAAGCCTTAAAAACTCAGGCTGGAGCAGTATTAAGAGGGTAA
- the zapA gene encoding cell division protein ZapA, which yields MSNTEKTRTTVDIYGTQYVILGTENQSHVRQVASLVDKKMREIGSRNPLLDVNKLAVLTAVNAVNDYIKMKEQLERLQSELQKEKD from the coding sequence TTGTCAAATACAGAAAAAACTAGAACAACCGTAGATATTTACGGAACTCAATACGTAATATTAGGAACCGAAAACCAAAGTCATGTTCGACAAGTCGCTTCCTTAGTTGACAAAAAAATGCGCGAAATTGGTTCCAGGAATCCATTACTAGATGTAAATAAACTCGCTGTATTAACTGCAGTGAATGCAGTCAATGATTATATTAAAATGAAGGAACAATTAGAGCGGCTGCAATCTGAACTACAAAAGGAAAAGGACTGA
- a CDS encoding CvpA family protein, which produces MLDLAIILLLVFGFFIGLKRGFILQLVHLTGFIIAYIVANLYYDDLAPRLTLWVPYPNLGTTSPLKLLSEDGNMEVAFYRAIAFIIIFFAVKILLQVIASMLDFIAHLPILRQLNVWAGGILGFAEVYLLLFILLNIAALVPMEVLQKPLDDSIMANLLVNHTPFLSEQIKTIWIEYTAALTSL; this is translated from the coding sequence ATGTTGGATTTAGCAATTATTTTATTATTAGTTTTTGGTTTTTTTATTGGATTAAAAAGAGGTTTCATATTGCAGTTAGTCCATTTAACAGGTTTTATTATTGCATATATCGTGGCAAATTTATACTATGATGATTTAGCGCCCAGATTAACGCTATGGGTTCCGTATCCGAATCTAGGTACTACTTCCCCTCTAAAACTATTAAGTGAAGATGGGAATATGGAGGTAGCTTTTTACCGTGCGATTGCCTTTATCATTATTTTCTTTGCGGTAAAAATCCTGCTGCAAGTAATAGCATCGATGCTCGATTTTATTGCCCATTTGCCGATTCTAAGGCAATTAAATGTATGGGCTGGCGGAATACTTGGATTTGCTGAAGTCTATCTACTTCTCTTTATTTTATTAAATATTGCTGCGCTAGTTCCAATGGAAGTTTTACAAAAACCATTGGATGATTCCATTATGGCGAATCTTCTAGTGAATCATACCCCATTTCTATCTGAACAAATTAAGACTATCTGGATAGAATATACAGCTGCATTGACTTCTCTCTGA